In the Posidoniimonas corsicana genome, one interval contains:
- a CDS encoding HEAT repeat domain-containing protein, which produces MTATRNTLLVLSLALAAGCQSGPLGGLAWNPFSTPERTSYQTPAMRIEEALAAGEQADGTDSAAQQAIAVELARKVQSEPDPLVRDAIMRSVARFQIPLAGQVLTAGLQDTDPLVRRRCCQLLGERGDAAGASALAQALRADTDQDVRIEAARALGGIRSPETNAALVAALESDDPAMQYAGVQALSRSSGRDFGGDVRACLAYAKGEAPAAGQPEPPAVASRFGRLLPF; this is translated from the coding sequence ATGACCGCCACGCGGAACACCCTACTCGTGCTGTCCCTCGCCCTCGCCGCCGGCTGCCAGTCGGGGCCGCTCGGGGGGCTGGCGTGGAACCCCTTCTCCACCCCGGAGCGGACGTCCTACCAGACGCCGGCCATGCGGATCGAGGAGGCGTTGGCCGCCGGCGAGCAGGCCGACGGGACCGACAGCGCCGCCCAGCAGGCGATCGCCGTCGAGCTGGCGCGGAAGGTGCAGTCCGAGCCCGACCCGCTGGTCCGCGACGCGATCATGCGTTCGGTCGCCCGGTTCCAGATCCCGCTGGCCGGCCAGGTGCTGACCGCCGGCCTGCAGGACACCGACCCGCTGGTCCGCCGCCGCTGCTGCCAGCTGCTCGGCGAGCGGGGCGACGCCGCCGGCGCCTCGGCCCTCGCCCAGGCGCTGCGCGCCGACACCGACCAGGACGTGCGGATCGAGGCCGCCCGCGCGCTCGGTGGGATCCGCTCGCCAGAGACCAACGCCGCGTTGGTGGCCGCCCTCGAGTCCGACGACCCCGCCATGCAGTACGCCGGCGTGCAGGCGCTGAGCCGCTCGTCGGGCCGCGACTTCGGTGGCGACGTGCGGGCCTGCCTGGCCTACGCCAAGGGCGAGGCCCCCGCCGCCGGCCAGCCCGAGCCGCCCGCCGTGGCCTCGCGCTTCGGCAGACTCCTGCCCTTCTAG
- a CDS encoding zinc-dependent alcohol dehydrogenase family protein, with product MKAALYHEFGGPIAIEQVPDPTPTPDGAVIRVQATGVCRSDWHGWQGHDPDIDRLPHVPGHELAGEVVAVGSEVRGDWVGRRVTLPFVAGCGRCGDCRQGDQQVCENQFQPGFTGWGSFAELVAVRYADANLVALPDSIDAPTAASLGCRLATAYRAVATQGRLAAGQWLAVHGCGGVGLSAVMLGRALGAAVVAIDIRDEPLQLAKQLGADATLNATGVDDVAAAVHELTGGGADVSVDALGARVTFRNSVLSLRRRGRHVQVGLLAGADADPPAPMGRVIGWELELLGSHGLQAHAYPALLQMIERGQLSPQQLIERTIPLQEAGAALAALDRPVGCGVTVITP from the coding sequence GTGAAAGCAGCGCTCTACCACGAGTTCGGCGGGCCGATCGCCATCGAGCAGGTCCCCGACCCCACGCCCACGCCCGACGGCGCGGTGATCCGCGTCCAGGCGACCGGCGTCTGCCGCAGCGACTGGCACGGCTGGCAGGGGCACGACCCCGACATCGACCGCCTGCCCCACGTGCCCGGTCACGAGCTGGCCGGCGAGGTCGTCGCGGTCGGGTCGGAGGTCCGCGGCGACTGGGTCGGGCGACGCGTCACGCTCCCCTTCGTGGCGGGCTGCGGGCGGTGCGGCGACTGCCGCCAGGGAGATCAGCAGGTCTGCGAGAACCAGTTCCAGCCCGGCTTCACCGGCTGGGGCTCGTTCGCGGAGCTGGTCGCGGTCCGCTACGCCGACGCCAACCTGGTCGCGCTGCCCGACTCGATCGACGCCCCCACCGCGGCGAGCCTCGGCTGCCGCCTGGCCACCGCGTACCGTGCCGTGGCGACGCAGGGGCGGCTGGCGGCCGGTCAGTGGCTGGCCGTGCACGGCTGCGGCGGCGTGGGCCTATCGGCGGTGATGCTGGGCCGGGCGTTGGGCGCGGCGGTCGTGGCGATCGACATCCGCGACGAGCCGCTGCAATTGGCCAAGCAGCTCGGCGCCGACGCGACACTCAACGCCACCGGCGTGGACGATGTGGCCGCCGCGGTGCACGAGCTGACCGGCGGCGGCGCCGACGTGTCGGTCGACGCGTTGGGCGCCCGCGTGACGTTCCGCAACTCGGTCCTCTCGCTCCGCCGACGCGGCCGCCACGTGCAGGTGGGCCTGTTGGCAGGCGCCGACGCCGACCCGCCGGCGCCGATGGGACGCGTCATCGGCTGGGAGCTGGAGCTGCTCGGCAGCCACGGACTGCAGGCGCACGCCTACCCCGCGCTGCTGCAGATGATCGAGCGTGGGCAGCTCAGCCCGCAGCAGCTCATCGAGCGGACGATCCCGCTCCAGGAGGCGGGCGCCGCCTTGGCGGCGTTGGACCGGCCGGTCGGCTGCGGCGTGACCGTGATCACGCCGTAA
- a CDS encoding DNA integrity scanning protein DisA nucleotide-binding domain protein, translated as MAVARKFSDQLDAFCQMAARMADLHNAEAILFLTERPTEWDKLQAAVGDHALIVAADSEDVLAGSEDAQFDTVVLSVPDLPVYEQLTEALLEAVADEHLAPGAPVVAVYSGFEADTIDSLSLIRLGEHLGRLTIRDLKQLGAKVPTETLKTVVDLAVAIGREGREGKPVGSLFIVGDHRKTLGFCKPMGFDPVRGYPVSERMLSDAKVREGVKEIAQMDGAFVVSAKGTVVAACQHVSAPPAELSISKGLGARHWAAAEITKSTTAVAVAVSESNGTVRVFHNGEVVLRIEPFRRAMKWKDFENEPPPAAAGPDREPTRDGAPASENSD; from the coding sequence ATGGCCGTAGCGCGTAAGTTCAGCGACCAGCTCGATGCGTTCTGCCAGATGGCGGCGCGCATGGCGGACCTGCACAACGCCGAGGCGATCCTGTTCCTCACCGAGCGCCCCACCGAGTGGGACAAGCTGCAGGCCGCCGTGGGGGACCACGCGCTGATCGTCGCGGCCGACTCCGAGGACGTGCTGGCCGGGTCCGAGGACGCCCAGTTCGACACGGTCGTGCTGTCGGTGCCCGACCTGCCGGTCTACGAGCAGCTCACCGAGGCGCTGCTCGAGGCCGTGGCCGACGAGCACCTGGCGCCCGGCGCGCCGGTGGTGGCGGTCTACAGCGGCTTCGAGGCCGACACCATCGACTCGCTGAGCCTGATCCGCCTGGGAGAGCACCTCGGCCGGCTCACCATCCGCGACCTCAAGCAGCTGGGCGCGAAGGTCCCCACCGAGACCCTCAAGACCGTGGTCGACCTGGCGGTCGCGATCGGCCGCGAGGGCCGCGAGGGCAAGCCGGTGGGGTCGCTGTTCATCGTCGGCGACCACCGCAAGACGCTCGGCTTCTGCAAGCCGATGGGCTTCGACCCGGTGCGCGGCTACCCCGTTTCCGAACGCATGCTGAGCGACGCCAAGGTCCGCGAGGGCGTGAAGGAGATCGCCCAGATGGACGGCGCGTTCGTCGTGTCCGCCAAGGGCACGGTGGTCGCGGCCTGCCAGCACGTGTCGGCGCCGCCCGCCGAGCTGAGCATCAGCAAGGGCCTGGGCGCGCGGCACTGGGCGGCGGCCGAGATCACCAAGTCCACCACCGCGGTCGCGGTGGCGGTCAGCGAGTCCAACGGCACCGTCCGCGTGTTCCACAACGGCGAGGTCGTGCTCCGCATCGAGCCGTTCCGCCGGGCGATGAAGTGGAAGGACTTTGAGAACGAGCCCCCGCCCGCCGCGGCCGGGCCCGACCGCGAGCCGACTCGCGACGGCGCCCCGGCGTCCGAGAACTCCGACTAG